In the Parasphingorhabdus halotolerans genome, AATCACAGCGAGCCAACTGTGACACCAGCAAATTTGGGCTATGTTCACGCCTGAAAACCGCTTCTATCCGAATAGTTTTTCCATCTTATTCAAATGGCTCTGCGAAAGTTCAACCGTGTGCTTAAATCAGGGGTTGCGCGGTCAACGTTTCCCGCACTATAGCCACACGCGTTAGCGCTCCGGTCTGCGGGGCGTTTGTCATAATAAAAGCAGGGGGAGTAAGGCAGTAATGACTGTTGTTACCATTTCAATTTTATGCGGCTTTGTCGCTATTTTATACGGCTTCATTACCAGCCGTCAGGTGCTGAATGCGCCGGCTGGTAATGAAAAAATGCAGGACATTGCTGCGGCTATTCAAGAAGGTGCGCAAGCCTATCTGAACCGGCAATATCGCGCCATCGGTATTGTGGGTGTCGTCGTCGCAGTCTTGGTATTTCTGTTTCTCGGACCAATTTCAACTGTAGGCTTTTTGCTCGGCGCTATTCTATCCGGTGTTGCTGGCTATATCGGCATGAACATTTCTGTTCGCGCTAATGTCCGCACAGCGCAGGGCGCTAGCGAAAGCTTGCAAACTGGCCTAACCGCTGCGTTTCGCGCGGGTGCAGTGACCGGTATGCTGGTTGCAGGACTTGCTCTGCTGGCTATCGCCATTTTCTATTGGGTGTTGACCACGCAAATGGGCTTTGAACCGAAAAGCCGGACAGTAATCGATTCTCTGGTTGCTCTGGCATTCGGTGCATCGCTGATTTCGATTTTTGCACGTTTGGGCGGCGGTATTTTTACCAAAGCGGCAGACGTTGGCGCTGACCTTGTTGGTAAGGTTGAAGCGGGTATCCCCGAGGATGATCCGCGTAACCCTGCGACTATTGCCGACAATGTAGGCGATAATGTTGGTGATTGTGCCGGTATGGCGGCTGACTTGTTCGAAACCTATGTTGTGACCGTAGGCGCGACGATGGTTCTGCTGGCACTTACCTTTGGTGATCTGGTCGGTAACGAGATGCTCAACAACCTTATGTCGCTACCGCTTATCGTTGGTGGTGCCTGTATTCTGACTTCGATTATCGGTACTTATATGGTCCGTTTGGGAAGCAGCAACAACATCATGGGCGCTTTGTATAAAGGCTTTATTACGACTGCTATCTTGTCGATCCCAGCCATTTATTACGTAACATTTCAAACACTTGGCGATATGAATGCCACCATTGGTGCGTCGCTTGACGGCACTGGCGGATTTACCGGCATGGCCTTATTCTGGTGCATGATGGTTGGCTTGGCTGTTACAGGGCTTATCATTTGGATTACCGAATATTATACCGGCACGGAATATCGCCCGGTGCGCTCGATCGCCAAATCATCGGAAACCGGCCATGGCACGAATGTGATCCAAGGTCTGGCTATATCCATGGAAGCAACGGCTCTGCCAACACTTGTGATCGTAGTCGGCATCGTGGTTGCTTTCCAACTAGCTGGTCTGATCGGCATTGCTTTTGCCGCAACCGCCATGTTGGCTCTGGCCGGCATGGTTGTGGCCCTCGATGCTTATGGTCCGGTTACGGATAATGCAGGCGGTATCGCTGAAATGGCGGGACTTGATGAGTCAGTCCGTAACAAGACCGATGCGCTTGATGCTGTGGGTAATACCACAAAAGCGGTTACCAAAGGCTATGCCATTGGTTCTGCTGGTCTGGCTGCACTGGTGCTTTTCTCCGCTTACACTGCCGACCTCAGAGAGTTCTTCCCGGACTTGCAGGTCAGCTTTAGCCTCGAAAATCCCTATGTGATCGTTGGCTTGCTCCTCGGAGCCTTGTTGCCATATCTCTTCGGTTCGATGGGTATGACCGCTGTGGGCCGTGCTGCGGGTGACGTTGTTGTAGATGTTCGCGATCAGTTTGCGAAAGACCCCGGCATTATGGATGGCACGTCTCGTCCAAACTATGCACGTACGGTTGATCTGGTGACAAAGGCTGCGATTAAGGAAATGATTATTCCTTCATTGCTGCCGGTTCTCGCACCTATCGTGGTCTATTTCGTGATCACTGCGGTTGCGGGTCAGGCAAACGGCTTTGCCGCTCTTGGTGCATTGCTTCTCGGCGTGATCGTCTCCGGTCTGTTCGTTGCCTTGTCGATGACAGCAGGCGGCGGTGCTTGGGATAACGCCAAGAAATACATCGAAGACGGCAATCACGGCGGCAAGGGCTCAGACGCTCACCATGCTGCCGTGACCGGCGATACCGTGGGTGATCCATACAAGGATACTGCAGGTCCAGCCGTCAACCCGATGATCAAAATCACCAATATCGTTGCTCTGTTGCTTCTTGCAGCTTTAGCACATGGAATGGCGTAAAACGGCAAAACAATTGGCTTAAAAAAGACCCCGCCGGAAGCAGTTCTGGCGGGGTTTTTGATTTCTGTTGTTATCAAAACTGCCTCAGAAAACGTACATAACTAACTGGCTTGGTTAAACGTATATTAGAGATTTTCCGCTATCGCTCGCGAATGTTCTACAGACACTCCCATTCAGCGTTCAAGCAAGGTGCTTACACAGCTGAGGCGCCGATTGTGACGCGTGTTGAAGACGAGCTGGCAGTGGAGTGGGAAGCACTTGCGGACGTGGCCAGTGAACCCAATTCCTATTCCGAATATTGGTTTTTCCGCGCTGCCCTGCGTCATTTTCGTAGCGGTGAAA is a window encoding:
- a CDS encoding sodium-translocating pyrophosphatase — its product is MTVVTISILCGFVAILYGFITSRQVLNAPAGNEKMQDIAAAIQEGAQAYLNRQYRAIGIVGVVVAVLVFLFLGPISTVGFLLGAILSGVAGYIGMNISVRANVRTAQGASESLQTGLTAAFRAGAVTGMLVAGLALLAIAIFYWVLTTQMGFEPKSRTVIDSLVALAFGASLISIFARLGGGIFTKAADVGADLVGKVEAGIPEDDPRNPATIADNVGDNVGDCAGMAADLFETYVVTVGATMVLLALTFGDLVGNEMLNNLMSLPLIVGGACILTSIIGTYMVRLGSSNNIMGALYKGFITTAILSIPAIYYVTFQTLGDMNATIGASLDGTGGFTGMALFWCMMVGLAVTGLIIWITEYYTGTEYRPVRSIAKSSETGHGTNVIQGLAISMEATALPTLVIVVGIVVAFQLAGLIGIAFAATAMLALAGMVVALDAYGPVTDNAGGIAEMAGLDESVRNKTDALDAVGNTTKAVTKGYAIGSAGLAALVLFSAYTADLREFFPDLQVSFSLENPYVIVGLLLGALLPYLFGSMGMTAVGRAAGDVVVDVRDQFAKDPGIMDGTSRPNYARTVDLVTKAAIKEMIIPSLLPVLAPIVVYFVITAVAGQANGFAALGALLLGVIVSGLFVALSMTAGGGAWDNAKKYIEDGNHGGKGSDAHHAAVTGDTVGDPYKDTAGPAVNPMIKITNIVALLLLAALAHGMA